In Anomalospiza imberbis isolate Cuckoo-Finch-1a 21T00152 chromosome 19, ASM3175350v1, whole genome shotgun sequence, a genomic segment contains:
- the PCTP gene encoding phosphatidylcholine transfer protein isoform X2: MDLDFRKEWDQYVKELYEETYDGEKVIYWEVKYPFPLSNRDYVYIRECREMDVHGRKIWVVLAKSVAVPQCPEKPGIIRVKSYKQSLVIESDGKAGCKVYMYYFDNPGGMIPSWLVNWAAKSGVPAFLKDIQKACLIYSKST; the protein is encoded by the exons ATGGACTTGGATTTCAGAAAAGAGTGGGATCAGTATGTTAAAG AACTGTATGAGGAAACATATGATGGTGAAAAGGTAATCTACTGGGAAGTGAAGTACCCTTTTCCTCTCTCAAACAGAGAT TATGTCTATATCCGGGAATGCCGGGAGATGGATGTGCATGGAAGGAAGATCTGGGTTGTGTTAGCAAAAAGTGTGGCTGTTCCTCAGTGCCCTGAGAAGCCTGGTATTATCAGAGTTAAGAGCTATAAACAAAGCCTGGTAATTGAAAGTGATGGCAAGGCTGGATGTAAAG TCTATATGTACTATTTTGATAATCCTGGTGGCATGATTCCATCCTGGCTGGTCAACTGGGCTGCCAAG AGTGGTGTGCCTGCTTTCTTGAAGGATATACAAAAAGCTTGCCTTATTTATTCTAAGAGCACATAG
- the PCTP gene encoding phosphatidylcholine transfer protein isoform X1 → MAEPPEPEEPVSRGFSEEQFGAACRELDQPAPAAAGPWQLLVETMGVRIYRLHHEQSGLYEYKIFGGLADVPPKLCVDVYMDLDFRKEWDQYVKELYEETYDGEKVIYWEVKYPFPLSNRDYVYIRECREMDVHGRKIWVVLAKSVAVPQCPEKPGIIRVKSYKQSLVIESDGKAGCKVYMYYFDNPGGMIPSWLVNWAAKSGVPAFLKDIQKACLIYSKST, encoded by the exons ATGGcggagccgccggagccggaGGAGCCGGTGTCGCGGGGCTTCTCGGAGGAGCAGTTTGGGGCCGCCTGCCGGGAGCTGGACCAgccggcgccggccgcggcggggccctggcagctcctggtggAGACCATGGGCGTGCGGATCTACCGGCTGCACCACGAG CAATCAGGACTTTATGAATATAAAATCTTTGGTGGTCTCGCTGATGTTCCCCCAAAATTGTGTGTAGATGTCTACATGGACTTGGATTTCAGAAAAGAGTGGGATCAGTATGTTAAAG AACTGTATGAGGAAACATATGATGGTGAAAAGGTAATCTACTGGGAAGTGAAGTACCCTTTTCCTCTCTCAAACAGAGAT TATGTCTATATCCGGGAATGCCGGGAGATGGATGTGCATGGAAGGAAGATCTGGGTTGTGTTAGCAAAAAGTGTGGCTGTTCCTCAGTGCCCTGAGAAGCCTGGTATTATCAGAGTTAAGAGCTATAAACAAAGCCTGGTAATTGAAAGTGATGGCAAGGCTGGATGTAAAG TCTATATGTACTATTTTGATAATCCTGGTGGCATGATTCCATCCTGGCTGGTCAACTGGGCTGCCAAG AGTGGTGTGCCTGCTTTCTTGAAGGATATACAAAAAGCTTGCCTTATTTATTCTAAGAGCACATAG